In the Bacteroidota bacterium genome, CGAGTTGTTCCGGAAACTGCGCTATAAATTGCCATGCATTTGCTTTTTTTGCCGCTTCAATTATTTCTTCATTTGTCGCATTAGGTTTACCATAGGCAATGTTTTCTTTAATGGTACCGCCGAATAATAAAACTTCCTGTGGCACTACTGCCATATTATAGCGGAGTTGTCTTCTTTCAAAAGTATTTCCCGGTTTGCCATCAAAATAAATGGTACCGCTGTCGGGCGAGTACATTTGCATAATTAATTGCGCAATGGTTGATTTTCCTGAACCACTATATCCCGCCAGCGCTATTTTATCGCCATGATTAATATGAATACTGATGCCATTTAATACAGTGATATCTTTTCTGGTTGGATATGAAAATTTTATATTTTCTAATTGAATGTCGCCGGTGAGTTTAATTTTAGTTTCCGGTGTTTTAGTTAAATCGAATTCACCTTCTTCTTCTAAAATATCAAAAATACGTTCTGAAGCACCAACCGTTTTTTGTAAACGTCCATATAAATCGCCTAAACCACCAACGGCTCCACCAATAAATCCGGTATATAAAACGAAGCTGAATAATTCACCTTCTAAAATGGCACCTTGTTTTAATAAAGTAGTGCCATACCAAATTACTAAAACAAATCCCCCGAATAAACCTAAAATTAAAAAGGTAGTAAATCCGCCCCTGTTAACAGCACCTTTTACACCGGTTTCAACAACGCGGTGCATAAATGTACGATAACGTTTTGATTCATAATTTTCGTTGGTGAATGATTTTACGGTATTGATATTTTGTAATGTTTCTTCAACAACAACATTTGAATTTGCTAATGCATCCTGACGGTCTTTCGAAATTTTGCGGATAAATTTTCCATAAAATACAGCCATGATTACCAAAACCGGAAAAGTGGAAATCATTAATAAAGTAAGTGGTGTTGAAATAAAAAATATAAATGAAATTCCGAATACAATCGTCACCAGTTGACGAATAAATTCCGGTAACGTTGCACTGAGCATATCTTGTAACTGGTCAACATCATTTGCGGAGCGACTGGTTAATTCTCCAACCCTGCGTTGTTCGTAAAAAGGTAAACCGAGGGTGAGCATTTTATCGAAAAACGACATCCGTACATCTGCCATAGCCCTTTCTGATGCTGTTGCAAATAAATACACTCTGAAAAAAGACATAACCGATTGCAACAATAAAATACCGATTAAAATGAGTGCCATGGTATTGGTATTATTCATCCACGACAAATTATTCGCATTTTTAGCAGAGTCGATGAGTTTCCCCATAAAGTAAGGGAAGGTCATTGTAGTGAGGCTGGATAACAATAAAAATACCGAGCCAATTATGAATGGTGTTTTATAGGGTTTGAGGAAGCGTAAAATTTTTACGGCAACTTTCAGACTTTCTTTGGTAATGCGTTTTTTATCTTCCGGTTCAACCGGATTGTACTTGTTTCTTCTTTCTGCCATAACAAGTTGTAAAATTATCCATTAAACAGGTACAGACGGTTGAAAGTTGTAATAATTTTGCAGTAAGATGGTTAAACAGATTAATATCACCTTACCTGCCTTTAGCCGTGGTTTTCATTTAATTGATCACCAGGTTTTAGCAGCATGTGGCAATTTACCGGAAACAGGTATCCTACACATTTTTATTTTACATACTTCTGCAGGAATTTGTATAAATGAAAATGCGGATCCAACGGTATTAATGGATTTTGAAACTGTATTTAACAAACTTGTTCCTGAGGGTATGCCTTATTACAAACATGATATGGAAGGTGATGATGATATGCCTGCACATATTAAATCGGTAATGGCAGGAAGTTCGGTTACGATTCCTATTACCAATCATAAATTACATTTGGGCACCTGGCAGGGAATTTATTTATGTGAGTTCAGAAACAGGGGCGGAAACCGTAACCTGGTGGTGAGCATTTATAGCTAAAAAAAAATCCCCTGCCTAAGCAGAGGATTTAAATGATTTGTTGAGCAGGATTTATTTTACCTGATTCACAATGGCATCAAAAGCAGCAGGATTGTTAGCAGCTAAATCCGCTAAAACCTTACGGTTGATGTCAATATTCTTTTCTTTCAGTTTATGCATAAAAGTGCTATAGTTCATACCATGTGGGCGAACGGCTGCATTAATACGCACAATCCAGATTTGACGGTATTG is a window encoding:
- a CDS encoding ATP-binding cassette domain-containing protein; the encoded protein is MAERRNKYNPVEPEDKKRITKESLKVAVKILRFLKPYKTPFIIGSVFLLLSSLTTMTFPYFMGKLIDSAKNANNLSWMNNTNTMALILIGILLLQSVMSFFRVYLFATASERAMADVRMSFFDKMLTLGLPFYEQRRVGELTSRSANDVDQLQDMLSATLPEFIRQLVTIVFGISFIFFISTPLTLLMISTFPVLVIMAVFYGKFIRKISKDRQDALANSNVVVEETLQNINTVKSFTNENYESKRYRTFMHRVVETGVKGAVNRGGFTTFLILGLFGGFVLVIWYGTTLLKQGAILEGELFSFVLYTGFIGGAVGGLGDLYGRLQKTVGASERIFDILEEEGEFDLTKTPETKIKLTGDIQLENIKFSYPTRKDITVLNGISIHINHGDKIALAGYSGSGKSTIAQLIMQMYSPDSGTIYFDGKPGNTFERRQLRYNMAVVPQEVLLFGGTIKENIAYGKPNATNEEIIEAAKKANAWQFIAQFPEQLETVVGERGVKLSGGQRQRIAIARAILKDPAILILDEATSSLDSESEKLVQDALEILMENRTTIIIAHRLSTIRNVDTIFVLNNGSIVETGNFDALSKVENGVFNNLLKLQFQEN
- a CDS encoding YjbQ family protein is translated as MVKQINITLPAFSRGFHLIDHQVLAACGNLPETGILHIFILHTSAGICINENADPTVLMDFETVFNKLVPEGMPYYKHDMEGDDDMPAHIKSVMAGSSVTIPITNHKLHLGTWQGIYLCEFRNRGGNRNLVVSIYS
- the rplT gene encoding 50S ribosomal protein L20 is translated as MPRSVPKVASRARRKKMLKLAKGYWGRRKNVLTVAKNAVDKALGYAYVGRKDKKSQYRQIWIVRINAAVRPHGMNYSTFMHKLKEKNIDINRKVLADLAANNPAAFDAIVNQVK